In Actinomadura citrea, a single window of DNA contains:
- a CDS encoding 2-oxoacid:acceptor oxidoreductase subunit alpha, which yields MTKQVQQLDRVIIRFAGDSGDGMQLTGDRFTQETAAFGNDLSTLPNFPAEIRAPAGTLPGVSSFQLHFADHDILTPGDAPNVLVAMNPAALKANVGDLPNGADLIVNTDEFSKRNLAKVGYAASPVEDDSLSEYRVHALPLTSMTVKALEDFDISKKDAERAKNMFALGLLSWLYHRPTEGTLAFLERKFASKPEIMKANIAAFQAGWSYGETTEAFSVQYEIKPAEHEPGLYRNITGNLALAYGLVAAGVQSGLPIFLGSYPITPASDILHEISKHKRFGVRTFQAEDEIAAVGAALGASFGGSLGVTTTSGPGIALKSETIGLGVATELPLLVIDVQRAGPSTGLPTKTEQADLLQAMYGRNGEAPVPVIAPQSPSDCFDATIEAARIAVKYRTPVILLSDGYLANGSEPWRLPDVATLPKIDPNFAEPSQEEFQPFERDPATLARPWAVPGTAGLEHRIGGLEKADVTGNISYDPANHDRMVRLRQAKVDGIAGDIEPLAVDDPSGAARVLVMGWGGTFGAISAAVRRVRASGRPIAQAHLRHLNPFPANLAEVLRSYDKVIVPEINLGQLALLLRGRLFIDVIGYNQVRGLPFKAEELQGVIQDVIDSE from the coding sequence GTGACCAAACAGGTCCAGCAGCTCGACCGCGTCATCATCCGCTTCGCCGGAGACTCCGGCGACGGCATGCAGCTGACCGGCGACCGCTTCACCCAGGAGACCGCGGCGTTCGGCAACGACCTTTCCACGTTGCCGAACTTCCCGGCCGAAATCCGCGCCCCCGCCGGGACCCTCCCCGGCGTGTCCAGTTTCCAGTTGCACTTCGCCGACCACGACATCCTGACGCCGGGCGACGCGCCCAACGTCCTGGTCGCGATGAACCCCGCCGCCCTCAAGGCGAACGTCGGGGATCTTCCGAACGGCGCCGACCTCATCGTCAACACCGACGAGTTCAGCAAGCGCAACCTCGCCAAGGTCGGCTACGCGGCCAGCCCCGTCGAGGACGACTCGCTGTCGGAGTACCGGGTCCACGCGCTGCCGCTGACCTCGATGACGGTGAAGGCGCTCGAGGACTTCGACATCTCCAAGAAGGACGCCGAGCGCGCGAAGAACATGTTCGCGCTCGGCCTGCTGTCGTGGCTGTACCACCGTCCCACCGAGGGGACACTGGCCTTTCTGGAGCGCAAGTTCGCCAGCAAGCCCGAGATCATGAAGGCCAACATCGCGGCCTTCCAGGCGGGCTGGTCCTACGGCGAGACCACCGAGGCGTTCTCGGTGCAGTACGAGATCAAGCCGGCCGAGCACGAGCCGGGGCTCTACCGCAACATCACCGGGAACCTGGCGCTGGCGTACGGGCTGGTCGCGGCGGGCGTGCAGAGCGGGCTGCCGATCTTCCTCGGCTCCTACCCGATCACGCCGGCGTCCGACATCCTGCACGAGATCTCCAAGCACAAGCGGTTCGGCGTGCGCACCTTCCAGGCCGAGGACGAGATCGCCGCGGTCGGCGCGGCGCTCGGCGCCTCCTTCGGCGGGTCGCTCGGCGTCACCACGACGTCGGGGCCCGGCATCGCGCTGAAGAGCGAGACGATCGGCCTCGGCGTCGCGACCGAGCTTCCGCTGCTGGTCATCGACGTGCAGCGGGCCGGCCCGTCCACCGGGCTGCCGACCAAGACCGAGCAGGCCGACCTGCTGCAGGCCATGTACGGCCGCAACGGCGAGGCGCCCGTCCCGGTGATCGCGCCGCAGTCCCCGTCGGACTGCTTCGACGCGACGATCGAGGCGGCGCGGATCGCGGTGAAGTACCGCACACCGGTGATCCTGCTGTCGGACGGCTACCTCGCCAACGGCTCCGAGCCGTGGCGGCTGCCGGACGTGGCGACGCTGCCGAAGATCGATCCGAACTTCGCCGAGCCGTCGCAGGAGGAGTTCCAGCCGTTCGAGCGCGACCCGGCCACCCTCGCCCGCCCGTGGGCGGTCCCCGGCACCGCCGGGCTGGAGCACCGGATCGGCGGGCTGGAGAAGGCCGACGTCACCGGCAACATCTCCTACGACCCCGCCAACCACGACCGCATGGTCCGGCTCCGCCAGGCCAAGGTCGACGGGATCGCGGGCGACATCGAGCCGCTCGCCGTGGACGACCCGTCCGGCGCGGCCCGCGTCCTGGTGATGGGCTGGGGCGGGACGTTCGGGGCCATCTCCGCGGCCGTCCGGCGCGTCCGGGCGTCCGGGCGTCCCATCGCACAGGCCCACCTGCGGCACCTCAACCCGTTCCCGGCGAACCTGGCCGAGGTGCTGCGCTCCTACGACAAGGTGATCGTCCCTGAGATCAACCTCGGCCAGCTCGCGCTGCTGCTGCGCGGCCGGCTGTTCATCGACGTGATCGGCTACAACCAGGTCCGCGGCCTGCCCTTCAAGGCCGAAGAGCTCCAGGGCGTCATCCAGGATGTGATCGACAGTGAGTGA
- a CDS encoding SecDF P1 head subdomain-containing protein produces the protein MNREVTMRVIPRRNRGRQRNEEPAPAPTPPASSAEPATPAKSSTWPPPPSPLIPEDAAETTRPQPTTRPGTPASVPPGETVPPGDTRPLKAGPEPGRDPAEALGQESLRDGGRRSRATTAVLPAATRPPGTEAERRRARAAQRQREAAEMKRSRAARRQGRAYREVAPARAADQHRSALLVMVLTLGLLIAAVAVTGGMIASSMRTRPVTLAAPLHIYPVAQVLPGQCPAGTQGITGQAATGLTCYRLTQGIAIHKVADLRVQKSRVKPGGYDVAVTLRPGDRRAFAKLTRATVGRDLAFVVRDRLVTLPRVDMAITDGKVVVTGSPDRTSANALVRQLKGRAS, from the coding sequence ATGAACCGGGAGGTGACGATGCGGGTCATACCGCGCCGTAACAGGGGTCGTCAGCGAAACGAGGAACCCGCACCCGCCCCGACGCCTCCCGCCTCGTCCGCCGAACCGGCGACCCCGGCCAAGAGCTCGACGTGGCCGCCCCCGCCCTCCCCGCTCATCCCCGAAGACGCCGCCGAGACGACGCGGCCCCAACCGACGACGCGGCCTGGAACTCCCGCCTCCGTCCCGCCCGGCGAGACCGTCCCGCCCGGCGACACCCGTCCCCTGAAGGCCGGGCCTGAGCCGGGCCGCGACCCCGCCGAGGCGTTGGGTCAGGAGAGCCTGCGCGACGGAGGCCGGCGCTCCCGGGCCACGACGGCCGTTCTGCCCGCGGCCACCCGACCGCCGGGCACGGAGGCCGAAAGGCGGCGGGCGCGGGCCGCGCAGCGGCAGCGGGAAGCCGCGGAGATGAAGCGGAGCCGGGCGGCGCGGCGGCAGGGCCGCGCGTACCGGGAGGTCGCGCCCGCGAGAGCCGCCGACCAGCACCGGTCGGCGCTGCTGGTCATGGTGCTCACGCTGGGGCTGCTGATCGCGGCCGTCGCGGTGACCGGCGGGATGATCGCGTCCTCGATGCGGACGCGCCCGGTGACGCTGGCCGCCCCGCTGCACATCTACCCGGTCGCGCAGGTGCTGCCGGGGCAGTGCCCCGCCGGGACGCAGGGCATCACCGGACAGGCCGCCACCGGGTTGACCTGCTACCGGCTCACCCAGGGGATCGCGATCCACAAGGTCGCCGACCTGCGCGTGCAGAAGTCGCGGGTGAAGCCGGGCGGGTACGACGTGGCGGTGACGCTGCGGCCCGGGGACCGCCGCGCGTTCGCCAAGCTGACCCGCGCGACGGTCGGCCGCGACCTGGCCTTCGTCGTCCGCGACCGCCTGGTCACGCTGCCGCGCGTCGACATGGCCATCACCGACGGAAAGGTCGTGGTCACCGGCTCCCCCGACCGCACCTCCGCGAACGCCCTGGTCCGCCAGCTCAAGGGCCGCGCGAGCTGA
- a CDS encoding 2-oxoacid:ferredoxin oxidoreductase subunit beta, with amino-acid sequence MSDNGASGNGSANGNGNGSGNGRSLLSLVPKADGKQSMKDFKTDQEVRWCPGCGDYAVLAAVQSFLPELGLRRENITFVSGIGCSSRFPYYMNTYGFHSIHGRAPAIATGLATSRPDLSVWVVTGDGDSLSIGGNHLIHALRRNVNLKILLFNNRIYGLTKGQYSPTSELGKITKSTPMGSLDAPFNPLSLAIGAEGTFVARTIDSDRKHLHSVLRAAAQHRGTALVEIYQNCNIFNDGAFDPLKDPAVRDDVTVRLEHGEPIVFGADRDKALRRTPSGSFEVVNIADVDPAEIAVHDTHNPDPSQAFALSRLDQPAFEHTPIGIFRDVDRPSYDELMRAQLDEAVQAQGEGDLAALLGSGDTWRID; translated from the coding sequence GTGAGTGACAACGGAGCCAGCGGCAACGGTTCCGCCAACGGCAACGGCAACGGCTCGGGGAACGGCCGCAGCCTGCTCTCCCTCGTCCCGAAGGCGGACGGGAAGCAGTCGATGAAGGACTTCAAGACCGACCAGGAGGTGCGCTGGTGCCCCGGGTGCGGTGACTACGCGGTCCTCGCGGCCGTCCAGTCGTTCCTTCCCGAGCTCGGGCTGCGCCGCGAGAACATCACGTTCGTCTCCGGCATCGGCTGCTCGTCGCGGTTCCCGTACTACATGAACACCTACGGGTTCCACTCGATCCACGGCCGCGCGCCCGCGATCGCGACGGGCCTCGCCACGTCCCGTCCGGACCTGTCGGTGTGGGTGGTGACGGGGGACGGCGACTCGCTGTCCATCGGCGGCAACCACCTGATCCACGCGCTGCGCCGCAACGTCAACCTCAAGATCCTGCTGTTCAACAACCGGATCTACGGGCTGACGAAGGGCCAGTACTCGCCGACCTCGGAGCTCGGCAAGATCACCAAGTCGACGCCGATGGGCTCGCTCGACGCCCCCTTCAACCCGCTGTCGCTCGCGATCGGCGCGGAGGGCACGTTCGTCGCCCGCACCATCGACTCCGACCGCAAGCACCTGCATTCGGTGCTGCGGGCCGCCGCGCAGCACCGCGGCACCGCGCTCGTCGAGATCTACCAGAACTGCAACATCTTCAACGACGGCGCGTTCGACCCGCTGAAGGACCCTGCGGTGCGCGACGACGTCACCGTCCGGCTGGAGCACGGCGAGCCCATCGTGTTCGGGGCGGACCGTGACAAGGCGCTGCGCCGCACCCCGTCCGGGTCGTTCGAGGTCGTGAACATCGCGGACGTGGACCCGGCCGAGATCGCCGTGCACGACACCCACAACCCCGACCCGTCGCAGGCGTTCGCGCTCTCGCGGCTGGACCAGCCGGCGTTCGAGCACACCCCGATCGGCATCTTCCGGGACGTCGACCGCCCGTCCTACGACGAGCTGATGCGGGCCCAGCTCGACGAGGCCGTCCAGGCCCAGGGCGAGGGCGACCTCGCGGCCCTGCTCGGCAGCGGCGACACCTGGCGCATCGACTGA